The window CCATAATGTTCTTTCTGCAACAATGAATCTAGCCTGAAAACTTAGCCCCTTCTTTAGTTCTCCCTTATATCCATTCTTAAGATGCAATTGTGTTGTATCAAAACTGCAACGAACTTTGAAAACAGGCTTGTTTTCTACTATTGTAAAGTCATTATCTATAGAGATTATTTTCCCTGTCAGAATACCGAAAAAATTATAGTCGAATGCGTCTATTTGAAATTTTGTCTGTTGACCAATCTTCAATAAACCAACATCTCTTGTATTAACAAAGCATTCTCCAATTAGGGTAGTTTCTGGCGAAATTGTACAGAGCGTCTCTCCTGCAGCAATATAAGTACCTGGATAACGGGACTGTATATTTTGTACTACACCAGAAATAGGTGAATATACATAGAAACGATTTCTTTCAAGATTAAGTTGATTCATTTGCGCTTGAAGTTTCTCTTTATCAAGCTTATGCTGGACGTAATCACCTTGCCAGACTGCGAATTGATTTTTCTTAAAAGCTTCTAACCCGGCTACAAGTCTCTCATATTCGATTTCTTTATCAAATAATTCTTTTGAGGATATAACTCTGTCACGATATAAAAGCTTATTATCCTCTAACTCTTTATGGGTTTTTTTAATACTAGCATTAAGCTCATCTAATTGATATAAAAAACGAATAAATTGCTGACGATAATTCGGCGTTTTAATTTCCTCAGGCAGTAAACTTAAATAATCCCTCATTCTTGTCACATCTGACATCACTTCTTGGTGAAACTTTATTTGACTAACATAATCAGCTTTTTTCTGTAAATAGCTATCATCCCTGATCAAAGCGATAAAAGCTCCTTTTTGTATACTATCGTATTCATTTACTCCTACAGAATCAAGAATACCACCAACAACAATGCGTACTTCACTCTTTTCTTGTCGTGGCCTTACTAAACCACTTGAAACAATTGTTATGTTAATATCAATAAGAAACAGACTAACAAATAATAAAATTATAAAGGATATAACAGTAAGATAAACTGCAATATTACTTTTATAATGAATCATAGAGTAAGGTTAAAAGGGAAGAAGAAAATTCTTCTTCCCAAAACACTATTACTTTATTCTTGTTTTAACCATTTCGCCAACAAGCACATCCTTAACTATATTCAGCCCGTCGCCGATACCAATAACGACTTGCTTGATAAACCAACCTACCGTCCTACCTAATCTATAACTAGTGCCATCATGTCCACCAGAAATGATTGTCATTTCATGTACAGATAATTCAGAAAGATTCAAATAGTTCTTGTTAATCATATTTTTAAAATTTATACCCATTATCGCGGTGGGCGCTTCGCGTCGTGTTGTATTCTCGCATCCACGAATTCGAGTATCCATTTAACGATATGGATAAAATCGACTTTACGTAAAGAATATTAGTATTTATATAACTACAGAAATTAGATTAACTAAAGAATGCGTAAACCATGAAGAATAAAAACTTATTTGCAACCTTACATTAGCTAGGACTAAACCAAGTATTATCTGAGGAGAGATATAAATTAAATAAAAAGGCAAGCTAAAAAAAGTAATATTATCAAAATTATATAAGTGAACAAGACCAAAAAGAATACTACTCAGATAAAAAAATCTTTTTTGGCTAGATCGAAAATCATAACTAAAGTCAAAACCGCGAATAATACATAAAATCAAATAGAAAAAAATAGCCAAGATTAAACCAGTAAATAAAAACCTATCCGTTAAATTATATATATCTATAAACTTTACTCCACTTAATTTAAATAAAAGAAAATACAAGCTTATTAGAATGTCCCTTCTAGACATTGAAAGAAACTTTCTAAAAATAAGCTCTTCTATCAGAGGCCCAATAATGACAACACCTAGATACATATATAACTCATCATCACTTAAAATTCTCGTACTAAAACTTCTAAGCTCCTGCCTTATAGAATAACCTAAAAGAGGCTTCGTAACAAACTCATCAAATAATAGAATTATAGCAACTGCAAGTATTGTAAGCGAATAATAGGTTACAATAGCTTTTAATAAATAGCTAGTGTAAAACTGGAATTTTTTGTGTCCCTGCACAGAAACAATCGGATATCTTACTAAATCTAACATGCTGAAAATAAGTGCTGTCAGATGCTGACAGCACTCTAGATTTAACTGTTAAACTCTCGAATAATTCCACGAAAGAAATCACTCACTTCGTGCGCAATATTTTTCACAATTTGAACAGGTTTATTAATATCTGGCAACTTATTATGATAGATATTAACTGTATCACCACCAAATACCATACTCTTTTCGTTATCAGAAAGTTCTTGAAAGAGTTCCATTTCATTTTTTTTCTTCATTTTTTGTATTTTTTAATTTTAATAATCTCCATTTTTGGGTTTGGAGTTTAACCATCAATGTAAGTATCTATTAAATCCTATATACAGCTTTTAAGTATATTATGATTTCAGATACCGCCACACTCTTTTTAAACGGGTAAGTGCAGAAGCTCCCGTATTCGTAGCTACAGAATAAGTTTACATGCAAATGCATGCAATAATCTTTTTATCAGAGAAGGTTAAACGAGATCGCCCGGTAAAACGGGACTTCATTGAGGAGTGATACGCTAATCTACTATTATCGAAAAGCTGATTCCAAATTTTTTACTAGGAAGTTTATCACGAAAAGTTTTGATAGTGTATTTTTTACAACTCATAGTTGAAACAACTTGTCTGTATCACCCAAGCCCTTGCTGGTCGCCTGACCAGTAAGCAAATGTTTTACTATACCTGTTGGTCGGGCGACCAACGGGGGCAAAAAACTTTTTTCGATTGTATCATCAATCAAAAATCGCTCAATAATCAATCTTACAATAACCCTTCTCCCCTTTCCTCCCTACCTTGCAGCATGCAGTTGAAATTGACTTATGATCGTTTGTTTTATGCCCTACTGGATCAATACGATTCCGCAGAAGCAGCCAATATTGCTGATCTCGTAATTGAGCATGTTACCGGTCAGCGGCGTATCGACAGAGCCCGGCATCCACAAACACCGGTTTCAGCAGCACAAACGACTCAGCTGGAAAACATCACTACTGAATTACTGAAAGGCAGGCCTGTGCAATATGTATTGGGACAAGCCTGGTTTGGTGAGTTGCCTTTTTACGTCAACGAATCCGTACTCATACCCCGCCCAGAAACAGATGAACTGGTGCACTGGGTGTTGCAAACTTGCCTACAACAGCATTGGTCGGCACCAAACATCATCGATATCGGCACGGGCAGTGGTTGTATTCCCATCACCCTCAAACATCGCTTGCCGCAAGCAATAATGCATGCAGTAGATATCAGCGCAGCGGCATTAGCTGTGGCACAACAAAATGCTTCTACCCATCATACTAATATCAATTTTCATGAGCTGGATTTTTTAGATAGCCATACCTGGACTGCTTTACCCAATAATTTGGATTGCATCATCAGCAACCCACCCTATGTTAAGCAAAGCGAAAGTGCTACCATGCATGCACGCGTGCTGAACCATGAACCTGCTACAGCCATTTTCGTACCAGACAATGATGCGTTAATCTTCTATAAACAAATTGCCCTATTCGCGCAAACACATCTGTCGCCCAAGGGCTATCTATTTTTCGAAATCAATGAAGCGTTGGGACAAGCCACTTGTGCTTTACTGGAATCTTATGGTTTCACCACTGAGCTCAAACAAGATATGCAGGGGAAGGATAGAATGATAAGCGCAAGGCTAAGTTAAAAGTCAAAATCTTGCCTACGCCAAGGCTTCGGCAAGCAGGGCAAAAGCAAAAAGTGTCAAGTGAAAAGGGCACTTCAAGAAACGATTATCGAGAATCGAAAGTCGAGAAACGAGTTCTCTTAATCAACAACGCTGCACCTCTGCGGTAAAATATAGAAGACAGCATACAGAAGCTAGAAGCCAGCTTTTATTCTATGGCATGCAAACTATCCTAGCGCCACTTCGAGCCATTGTGCCTGCCTAAACTATGCTGAAGCTTTGTTTAGCAAGCCGCCGAAACTTTAGTGAAGGCGGGCCTTTGCGGTTAAATCTTTAGAATTAAATGTGCATAAACCACAGAGGCACGGCAGCACGGAAATGCACAATGTGTAAAGCAAAGAATACAGAATCTAGAAGCTGGCAAATAGCATTTCTCGCAAGGCGCGCAAGTTTTTTTTGATGCACGCAAAGCCTCCTTGCGAAACTTAGTGCCCTAGCGTCATTGCGGTAAAATTGATTAATGTAGGCCGTGTTTAAATAAATCCTACTATCGATATCAGCAATAGAAAATAATCAATCAACAATAATCAATAGACAATAAACAATCCTTAGTGCGCATCCACTGCCATTACAGGCGTAGCACCTAATTTCTTGATTACTTGCATCACGCGAATAGCGGTACCTAAATGCGCTGTACTATCCCCATTGATAACTACAGAAGGTTTTTCTGTTTCCTTAGATAAAAAGCCCTGCAATTGTGCTTCTAATTGATCAAAAGCAACAGGCTGCTGGCCAAGATAAATCTGTTGGTTCTTATCTACCGTAATCACCACGGTTTGCTTGGCACGTGTATCGCTCTTGGCCTTGGGATTGGCCACTTTGATGACATTGGGATTGGCGAGTGTAGACACAATCAAAAAGAAAAGCAACAGAATGAACAAGATATCATTCAGTGCGCCGGTATGCATTTCAGGTTGTGCCCTTAATCGCTTGCGGATATTCATGGCAATTATTTAGTGGGTTCCTGTAATATGTCCATAAACTCTGCACTGGCGGCTTCCATTTTGTTCACTGTTTTGTCGATCTGCGTAGTGAGGATATTGTGACCGATATAGGCAATCAAACCAATAATCAAA is drawn from Chitinophagales bacterium and contains these coding sequences:
- a CDS encoding HlyD family efflux transporter periplasmic adaptor subunit; protein product: MIHYKSNIAVYLTVISFIILLFVSLFLIDINITIVSSGLVRPRQEKSEVRIVVGGILDSVGVNEYDSIQKGAFIALIRDDSYLQKKADYVSQIKFHQEVMSDVTRMRDYLSLLPEEIKTPNYRQQFIRFLYQLDELNASIKKTHKELEDNKLLYRDRVISSKELFDKEIEYERLVAGLEAFKKNQFAVWQGDYVQHKLDKEKLQAQMNQLNLERNRFYVYSPISGVVQNIQSRYPGTYIAAGETLCTISPETTLIGECFVNTRDVGLLKIGQQTKFQIDAFDYNFFGILTGKIISIDNDFTIVENKPVFKVRCSFDTTQLHLKNGYKGELKKGLSFQARFIVAERTLWQLLFDKIDDWLNPTAPMPQQLTQRHE
- a CDS encoding CPBP family intramembrane metalloprotease yields the protein MLDLVRYPIVSVQGHKKFQFYTSYLLKAIVTYYSLTILAVAIILLFDEFVTKPLLGYSIRQELRSFSTRILSDDELYMYLGVVIIGPLIEELIFRKFLSMSRRDILISLYFLLFKLSGVKFIDIYNLTDRFLFTGLILAIFFYLILCIIRGFDFSYDFRSSQKRFFYLSSILFGLVHLYNFDNITFFSLPFYLIYISPQIILGLVLANVRLQISFYSSWFTHSLVNLISVVI
- the prmC gene encoding peptide chain release factor N(5)-glutamine methyltransferase, which produces MQLKLTYDRLFYALLDQYDSAEAANIADLVIEHVTGQRRIDRARHPQTPVSAAQTTQLENITTELLKGRPVQYVLGQAWFGELPFYVNESVLIPRPETDELVHWVLQTCLQQHWSAPNIIDIGTGSGCIPITLKHRLPQAIMHAVDISAAALAVAQQNASTHHTNINFHELDFLDSHTWTALPNNLDCIISNPPYVKQSESATMHARVLNHEPATAIFVPDNDALIFYKQIALFAQTHLSPKGYLFFEINEALGQATCALLESYGFTTELKQDMQGKDRMISARLS
- a CDS encoding biopolymer transporter ExbD: MNIRKRLRAQPEMHTGALNDILFILLLFFLIVSTLANPNVIKVANPKAKSDTRAKQTVVITVDKNQQIYLGQQPVAFDQLEAQLQGFLSKETEKPSVVINGDSTAHLGTAIRVMQVIKKLGATPVMAVDAH